One Pseudoalteromonas sp. UG3-2 DNA window includes the following coding sequences:
- the fadA gene encoding acetyl-CoA C-acyltransferase FadA: MENAVIVDCIRTPMGRSKGGVFKNKRAEDLSAHLMKGLLERNPQVAPDSIDDIYWGCVQQTLEQGFNVGRNAALLAGIPHTVPAVTVNRLCGSSMQALHDAARAIMTGAGDTYLIGGVEHMGHVPMTHGNDFHPGLSTSVAQAAGVMGLTAEYLATLHGISREQQDEFAARSHQRAHAATVEGRFAKEILPMEGHDADGAPVLVENDEVIRPETSVEGLSQLRPVFNPASGTVTAGTSSALSDGASAMLVMSESKAKELGLTIRARVKSMAVAGCDPSIMGYGPVPASQKALKQAGISIDDIGVAELNEAFAAQSLPVLKDLGLLDKVDEKVNLNGGAIALGHPLGCSGSRISTTLINLMEEKDAKYGLATMCIGLGQGIATVFERVDS, encoded by the coding sequence ATGGAAAACGCGGTAATCGTAGATTGTATTCGTACCCCAATGGGCCGCTCAAAAGGCGGTGTATTTAAAAATAAACGTGCCGAAGATTTAAGTGCTCACTTGATGAAAGGTTTGCTTGAGCGTAATCCACAAGTCGCACCAGACTCCATTGATGATATTTACTGGGGCTGTGTGCAACAGACTTTAGAGCAAGGCTTTAACGTTGGCCGTAATGCTGCGCTACTAGCAGGCATTCCTCATACAGTGCCAGCGGTAACAGTAAACCGTTTATGTGGCTCTTCAATGCAAGCGCTGCACGATGCTGCACGAGCGATCATGACCGGCGCTGGTGATACTTACTTAATTGGTGGTGTTGAGCACATGGGCCATGTGCCTATGACCCATGGCAATGATTTCCACCCTGGACTTTCCACCTCAGTTGCCCAAGCGGCTGGCGTAATGGGTCTTACGGCGGAATACCTAGCAACACTACACGGTATTAGCCGTGAGCAACAAGACGAGTTTGCAGCTCGTTCGCATCAGCGTGCGCATGCCGCCACGGTTGAAGGTCGCTTTGCCAAAGAAATCCTACCGATGGAAGGCCACGATGCTGATGGTGCACCGGTTTTGGTTGAGAATGACGAAGTTATTCGCCCTGAAACCAGTGTGGAAGGATTAAGCCAACTGCGCCCAGTATTCAACCCAGCATCGGGAACCGTCACTGCTGGTACTTCATCAGCACTATCTGACGGCGCATCGGCCATGCTAGTAATGAGTGAGTCGAAGGCCAAAGAGTTAGGGTTAACCATCCGTGCTCGAGTTAAGTCAATGGCTGTTGCAGGCTGCGATCCCTCTATCATGGGTTATGGTCCGGTACCGGCATCGCAAAAAGCATTGAAACAAGCTGGTATCAGCATTGATGATATTGGCGTTGCCGAGCTTAACGAAGCCTTTGCGGCACAATCGCTGCCAGTACTAAAAGACCTCGGCTTGCTAGATAAAGTGGACGAAAAGGTAAACCTTAATGGTGGTGCCATTGCACTGGGCCACCCATTAGGCTGTTCAGGTTCACGTATTAGCACCACGCTGATTAACCTGATGGAAGAAAAAGACGCAAAATATGGTTTAGCAACCATGTGTATTGGCTTAGGCCAAGGCATTGCCACTGTATTTGAGCGTGTTGATAGCTAA
- the fadB gene encoding fatty acid oxidation complex subunit alpha FadB produces the protein MLIKRESFVVDFCKGKIAEFKFCLSGSVNKLSQQVLKESHEALIELSQRDDIEGLVFTSDKDHFIVGADIYEFLPTFQRPEEELVGWIKNATDVFDAIEDLPFPTVSAVNGLALGGGCEWLLATDYRIATDAAKIGLPEVKLGIMPGFGGTVRLPRIIGADNAMTWITTGKENRAADALKVGAVDAVVAADKLMDAAVRTLEQAIAGKLDWRAKRQVKLEPLKLNRVEQGMSFGMAEGMVMAKTKGHYPAPMMAVKTLKAAAGLGRTEAMAIENQNFAKLAKTSEAAAQTGIFLADQYIKTVAKKQAKQSNTDIKQAAVLGAGIMGGGIAYQSAYKGTPIVMKDIQQDALDLGMGEAAKLLGKKVERGHMAMDKMIATLGKIKPTLNDHDLTGSDIIVEAVVENPNVKKTVLASLESQLPEGTILTSNTSTIRIDELATALDKPENFCGMHFFNPVPKMPLVEIIRGEKTSDETVAAVVDYALKLGKSPIVVNDCPGFFVNRVLFPYFAGFSQLVVEGADFAKVDKVMENVFGWPMGPAYLLDVVGIDTANHCTGVMADGFPTRMARKDKDPVALLANAERFGQKNQKGFYQYAPDRKGRLKKSKDEAALSLLSEICEPTQEFDKQTIIERCMVPMINEVLLCLQEGIVASPQEADMALIYGIGFPPFRGGAFRYLDQIGLSNFVAMADKYAHLGEIYQVSEQTRQWADEGKVFYQVEGQ, from the coding sequence ATGTTAATCAAACGCGAGTCCTTTGTAGTCGATTTTTGCAAAGGCAAGATCGCTGAGTTTAAATTTTGCCTATCGGGCTCAGTAAATAAATTATCTCAGCAAGTACTTAAGGAAAGCCATGAGGCCCTTATCGAGCTAAGTCAACGTGATGATATCGAAGGCTTAGTATTTACCAGCGACAAAGATCACTTTATTGTTGGTGCTGATATCTATGAATTCCTTCCCACCTTCCAACGCCCTGAAGAAGAGCTAGTTGGTTGGATCAAAAACGCCACTGACGTATTTGATGCCATCGAAGACCTACCTTTCCCAACCGTTTCTGCTGTCAATGGTTTAGCGCTTGGTGGCGGTTGTGAGTGGTTACTAGCTACCGATTATCGTATTGCTACTGATGCCGCGAAGATTGGTTTACCGGAAGTCAAACTTGGTATCATGCCAGGCTTTGGCGGCACAGTGCGTTTACCACGCATTATTGGCGCCGACAACGCCATGACTTGGATCACCACAGGTAAAGAGAACCGCGCAGCAGATGCCCTAAAAGTGGGCGCTGTGGATGCTGTGGTTGCAGCAGATAAGCTGATGGACGCTGCCGTTCGCACTCTAGAACAAGCCATTGCAGGTAAGCTAGACTGGCGCGCTAAGCGTCAAGTGAAGCTTGAGCCATTAAAACTAAACCGTGTTGAGCAAGGCATGAGCTTTGGTATGGCTGAAGGCATGGTGATGGCGAAAACCAAAGGCCACTACCCGGCGCCAATGATGGCAGTGAAAACCCTAAAAGCAGCCGCGGGACTTGGTCGCACTGAAGCCATGGCCATCGAAAACCAGAACTTTGCTAAGCTGGCGAAAACATCAGAAGCCGCTGCGCAAACGGGTATTTTCTTGGCGGATCAATACATTAAAACGGTTGCCAAAAAACAAGCTAAGCAAAGCAATACCGACATTAAACAAGCCGCCGTACTAGGTGCTGGTATTATGGGTGGTGGTATCGCCTATCAATCAGCCTATAAAGGCACACCTATCGTGATGAAAGACATCCAGCAGGATGCCTTGGATCTAGGTATGGGTGAAGCGGCGAAACTACTGGGCAAAAAAGTTGAACGTGGCCATATGGCAATGGACAAAATGATTGCCACCCTAGGTAAGATTAAACCAACCTTAAACGATCATGACCTGACGGGCTCAGACATTATCGTAGAAGCGGTTGTCGAAAACCCGAACGTGAAGAAGACGGTATTGGCGAGCCTTGAGTCGCAATTGCCAGAAGGGACCATTCTGACGTCTAATACGTCGACTATCCGCATTGATGAGCTTGCAACCGCTTTGGACAAGCCAGAAAACTTCTGTGGTATGCACTTTTTCAACCCAGTACCAAAAATGCCACTGGTTGAAATCATTCGCGGCGAAAAAACCTCGGATGAAACCGTTGCAGCGGTTGTGGATTATGCCTTGAAGCTAGGTAAATCACCGATTGTGGTTAACGACTGCCCGGGCTTCTTTGTTAACCGTGTACTCTTTCCTTACTTTGCCGGCTTTAGTCAGTTAGTGGTTGAAGGCGCGGACTTCGCTAAAGTGGATAAAGTGATGGAGAACGTCTTTGGCTGGCCAATGGGCCCAGCTTATCTACTGGATGTCGTTGGTATTGATACCGCGAACCACTGCACTGGGGTAATGGCAGATGGCTTCCCTACGCGTATGGCACGCAAAGATAAAGACCCAGTTGCACTCCTAGCCAATGCAGAGCGCTTTGGTCAAAAGAACCAAAAAGGCTTCTATCAGTATGCGCCAGACCGTAAAGGTCGCTTGAAGAAGAGCAAAGATGAAGCTGCGCTATCGCTATTAAGTGAAATCTGCGAGCCAACCCAAGAGTTCGATAAGCAAACCATCATTGAGCGCTGTATGGTGCCAATGATTAACGAAGTACTACTGTGCCTACAAGAAGGCATCGTGGCATCGCCACAAGAAGCTGACATGGCGCTTATCTATGGCATCGGCTTCCCACCATTTAGAGGCGGTGCGTTCCGTTACCTAGACCAAATTGGCTTGAGCAATTTTGTTGCTATGGCTGACAAGTATGCGCATCTAGGCGAAATCTACCAAGTGTCAGAACAAACTAGGCAGTGGGCAGATGAAGGTAAAGTGTTTTATCAAGTGGAGGGCCAGTAA